The DNA segment AGCAGGAGTTGGCACCTGTCTAGAGGATGAGAGTGGACTGACTGTGGGGGAAGAGAACTTGCTGCCTCCTGACTGGCTCAACTCACTGCTCGGACATGGCGACCTTGAAGCGTTATCCTCATCAGTCGGCTGAGATAAACTGTCTCGAGAAACTTTTATCTCCTCTTTGGACATACTCTCTTTCAACAATGGAGATGTTCTTAAACCTGTGTTTTCTTTCAATGACTTTGATGGGAAAGACAAATCAGATGGTGGAAGAATattgacagtttgttttgtttcatcttcAGGAAGAGATTCTTTCTTAACAAAAGTTTCTGATTCACAAGCGTTCTCTCCTAAAGTCCGAGATGTAGGGTCATCACCATCACAGTCCGGCGACTTCACACGGCTGTTTTCCACATCTTTCATCTGGGATTTTGCAAAGTTTTCACCTTCAATTTCTTTACAGTCAGTATCCACGGGTTCTGCCAAATATTTGCATCTCATATCCTTTTGACAGTTATCATCAATGTCATTATCACCACCACTCTCTTTCTTCAGCATCACCAGTTTCTTATCATCAGATGACCCAGTGTTGCTCTGTGATGCTACTTCAAGACGTTTGAAGAGGGCGCTGTCTTTTGTGCTTGGAAGAGGTTGTTCATTTGCATCAGGCGAGGAAGCTGAACAAGATGCTGGCACTGCTTCACCAAAAGGTCTGGCACCCCCTGATTTGCTTGTGGCATTCTCCTCAGCAGACAGTTTGCTTTTCAGAGCATCAATCACCTCAGATTTTTGCCTGAGGCATGCCTTAATGTGCTCCACAAACTGACGTGTCTCAATCTTTTTGCCACACACCTCACACGAGATGTGACTGTCAGCTGCAGTAGTTCCTGAGGGCTGACCCACCTGACTCAGGTAGCCATTGGACCCACCACTGCCTCCCAAGTACTTCCTCTTGTATTCCAGAAGGGAGGCAACTGTAGATCCAGCCTGGTCATCACTTAAGAAACGCTTGCGTTGTTTGTGTCGCAAACCCAGCTCAGGATAGTTATGAGAACGGAGAACTTGCTTTTTATGGTGGCCTGATACAATCATGTGGTTGGCTAGACCCTCCATGTCAGGGTAGGTATCCTGACACACCTGaaaaattgaatgaaaaaatgttgtcaaaatattctgaaggcaggagaaaagaaaatactgataaagaaacaaagatgttCTGTTATTCACCCCTCACACATTTTATACCTTCTGGGAATTTTGGCATTTGATAAATCTTTTTCAACTCATTGGAGATGCTGAGTGAGTAAATACCTGCATAATCTACAATTTTAGTAACTGATTTTCTAACTGTAATAGGACCTTCCACAACATTTCAAATTCGCATCATTCAGGACTAGAGTTTCAGAAAAGCAAGGAGTCACCTTGCATTTAAAGATACACTCGCGGTCCAGCTCTCGCTCACAGTATGCTGAGCATTTGTGGGATCGACGTCCATGGTCTGCACTGACAATTTTTGAGTAGTGTTGAGTCTGCATCATATGGACAGTCAGCATTGGTAATGACTTGAATGATTCTCCACACTGCATGCACCGTAAAATACGACGTGTCTGTTCTGACTcctgaaaagagagagagaggttagtACTGTAAACAAGTAGTTAGCATCAATCATTTGCAGGTGATGTGGTACATACAAAAGCACACATACATGTCAACTGCATTTGTATATGAATTTTGATACTGAGACacccacaaagaaaaagataatgaataatTTCTTATCACAATTCTTTGGTCTCTTATGGACCTCACTCGATGCCTAACATATTGCAATCATTTACTTGAAATGGTAATGCAGGTTGAAGCAAAGGAACACAATTTCATTTGCCTTTTCCAGGCAAGCATACTTCTGTATCCAGGAAACTAGACAAACAGGAACATTGCAGCTAAATCTAGCTCCACTACAATATCATACAACTGttaatttctttcagatttgaAAGAACCAGAGTATTATAAAAGTCCAGTGAGAACCATTGTGTCGtgtctatgatgatgatgatgatgatgtagttttatagcgcgccagtatccgcatcacaaagatgcgctcaatgcgcggtgatcccagcagccaccaaactgcaggtcaaatgaaaacttcaaaaaagtttaaacaagtgagtcttcagatttttcttgaaagatccaatactatcagactcagGTTGCTGCACTGCTTGATGAGGTCTATTCACTCAATATCATTATAATCCTGatttattacatatatacactAATGTTGATAATGTGCACTGCGGTCTCAATCATTTCTGATGGAGTCATCAAACATTCTGGACGGTCTATGGCAAGAAGACGGAGATTATTCTGTCGATGCTTTGTGGCTGTTACTGTCTCAATAGCTGGCTAACTCATGTGAAGTTtcaaaaagacaagaaaaatttaCTTGCAATAATAACCAGTCCTCATGGTAGCAAATTTTGCAAATCATTCATGAAGCTGATGTAGTGAGACATGAACAGTGTAAGTAGCAAGGGACAAAGCTTGCAGGCCCTGTGAGTGAAGTGGTTACATAAGTATGTTTATCAACCCTGAATTAAAATGtagttctccagcaagcagaTTCCCCATGGCATGTATGGTGGTTTATTGAGTTCTTGACCATGACATCTTTCAGTCTGCATGAAAAATTACTGttgtgtttacaaatattctAACACCATCCTTACATGCTGTGAAGGCCATTTTGTGTGACTTTTTCTAGAAAAAGCAGTATTAGTAGTTGTAAACCACTTGCAGCAGACAGCTATGACTGGAGAGAGTTAAGACAGCTACTCAgctaaaaatttgttttagaaaagcACTGTAGCTCCTAATTCTAAACTTGATTGTGATCTTAACTGATCTGTTCACCTTCATGTGTAGCATCTGTAAAGCATTTTAAGCCTGGCTTTGGCACTAGAGATATGCGCTGTGTTATAATTATAATGGTGGATGTACTTATTGCACTGTTCTTCCCTCTTTGGTGTGTATTCAGTGTCATTCTTCCATCATAAATTACCTCCCTTCTATCACATTTGGTTACCCACCTCTGAGACCCCCATCCTCTTGTTTTTCCACACATAACCTCCCTTACACTATTTGTTCTCTCTTGCCTCAACATTTATGTTTAGACTCCTATTGGAAAGAGAACAGTTTTAACTGAATTCATTTTTGTAATTGTATTACCTGATTCAGCCACATATCCTGTCCACGAACGAGCTTCGGGTAATCCATGAGAGAGGCTTGCTTGCTGGATCCTGGCACATGTCCTGTCTCCTGAGATGTGCGCTCAATGCGTACAATGTTCCAAACGTTTTCTGACATGAGCAGCGGTGAATCGTGTACTTACTCTCGCTGTCACCTCCATTGATTCCCCCTGatgtgctgttgctgcttgCCCCTGACACGGCTGACACATTGCTACTGCTGCTACAAGACTTTGTCTTTGGGCATGCACTGGATTCAGTTTTCTTGGACCGGTTCTGCACTGCTGATGAGGTCAAAGGCTTCCTGGCTGCAGCAGATGAAGCACTGCTTGAGGAAGGGGCAGATAATGACGGCTGACTGCTGCTCTTGCTGCAAGCCGCTGACAGCAGTTTGTCAAGGTGATCTCCCATTTGTGGAAGACCTGGCTTTGGTGGAAGAGATCCTTGGTGGTGTGAGGAGCTGTGGTGACCGTGGTGattgtgttggtggtggtgatggtggtagccTGCAGATACTAATGAAGATGACCCCAAACTGCTGAACCCATTGGTAGGTGGGGCCAGGGGGCGGAGGGCAGCACTTGTGGAGAGGACTGTTGACTGGAGGGGGATGATGCTGCTCGGTCGACGCATCTGCTCTAGAGCAAAGTCTCCCCCAAACCTTCTCTGCAGGCTCTCCAAACTTGACTTGCCGTTCACCAACGCTGCTCCCTCACGCTCCAACCCCAACAAACTGCTGCCGCCACCTACACGGGAAGCTGTTGGAGGGTCTGGATCTGAAACAGACCTAGGCCTGCTGGACTTTTTGGACAGGTCCAGTGGCTGGTCCTCTATGGTCCCAGTGACCGTAGCCGATGCAGGTGCTATGGCAATCATCTTTTCATACAAACTCCTGTGGTGGGACTGATGGCTGTGAGTGTGGGATATGAGAGTAGCCCTATCCACAGCCTTCTCTTCTGGGGATGCTGCAATCTTCCTGGCAATGGAAGCCATGGGGACGATGACAGATGCCATCCTGGTAGGACTGCTCGAAACCTGGTCTGGTGTGGTGCAAGTACCCTCGGAACCAGTGTGATCAGGATGCCAAGCGCTGCCACTAACGGCAGTGGCGGGTTTAGCAGAACTGGTTTTGCCCACAGCACCTATCACATCGTCCTTGGTTTTGGCATCGCCAAAGGTGGCAGGAACAGTCATATTAGACAAGCTTGTCAGGGGCACTGGGGCTGATATGTTGAGACTTGGCTGGGGGCTCTCTGAGGTCACTTTCTCTGACTCAGCTGCTCTCTCAACCTCACACAGTTGCAGCAGATCTTGGGCCTGACACTTCTCTGTTGCACATGACAGCAGCCTGTCACCAGTCTGTGGTTGTGGCTGAGATTGTGGACCAGTCTCCTCATCTCCTGTGGTATCTTCTTCtgcatcatcgtcgtcatcatctgtGGCTACAGGACTGGCGTTGTCTCTCCCTGCATCTGCTGACCCATGGCCTGCAGCATCGTCTGAAGGAGCACCTGTAATAAATAACGgaaacatgttaaaaataacaaagaggAAGGATGTGGAGGAGGAGAGTGAGAGCAAATCATGTAAACTCACATGCATATTACTGTTGTCAAGCTAACAACACACCAACTATCTTGCCCTCCCGTGTTAATCTTTAGTCGTCAGTTAACATTCTTCTTTGAATCAGTCATCAGCCACATCTGCCCACTCAGACCACAATGCTGGCAGCTGGCAGGCGACCTTGGGGTGTATCTAGCAGACGACGGCAACTACACCACACGTGTGCGACCTGACTCCAGGCTTGTATGTCCACCACTGGCAGAGGGGGCGGGCAAGCCACACGCTTGAGTGAAGCTTTCAGAACAGCAGCCGCAGCCGGCAGACCTCGTAGAAAGAGGTGGAGAGTTGGCGGCGGGAGGGAGGCGGGGGAGCGGGTGGTTGATGGGGGGAAAGGAGAAAACCCGGAAAGTGCCTGCGGCACGCATGCAGTTCAAAGGGATCGCTGATGTGAATTGTGTCATAAATCTGTTGCTGTCACTACCATTGCCTCCCCTTTTCAGCGGAGCCACGGCGAAAACAGCGAGAGGGTGGCGGCAAGaggcaagggagagaactgggGGCCGGgcggaggggagggaggggcgCATGGCGCTGACGACGGAGGTGACGGTGtcggaggtgggggaggggcgATGGTAGACGAGCCGGGCGTGTGGAGGACAGACTGGGGTCGGGGTCGGGGTCGTGAAAGCCAAGTCCACTTCTATCACTTGCATTGTTGTTCAATTCGCTGGCAGCAAAAGTCACCTGCCGGCAGGTTGTCGAAACGCATCACTCACACCGCCGTATCGACACCATCGCTGACGACAACTCCTCTCCCCTCTACGCCGTTTCTACTGGCCGCGCACTCCTGCTACTATCAGtcgcctccccccccccccactggTCCCCCTACCTCGCTTCTCTCCCCTGTCAATGGCGCTGTCTCCCGTGTTACACCCACGACAGGGACAAGCCCGCCGCGCGTGAGAGGAGGATGGAGGGTGTCAGGGAAGGAGCATCACCGTCAGCgccccatccaccaccaccaccaccgctgcGGCCAATCTCTGTCGGGAGCTCCGGTGATTTATACTGCCCAGCATTAGTCGCGTCTGGTCGGTGACCACAGGCGGGTCACGAACACAAgacattctccccctcacccccTACACCTTCCATCCCATCTCACCCCTCCCCATCTCCTCCTCGACAACCTCACTTTCCTCCACCACTCTCACAGTTCTCAGCGCCTCCCcatctccccctccacacacactttcacataGTTACGACTGTGTTAGTTAGCAGGTAGGTATCGGGGGGGAACCGGGGGGAGTGGGGCACAGTCAATGCGGATGGCAGATTTGTTGACAGGGACAGACCTCTCCCGTCTCCTCCGCCGTGCCTGCCTGAAGGGTCTTGCCACTGTCCGCCAGGATCATCTCAGATAAACGCGCCGCGCCCAGGCCGACCCTGCGGTCGCCGATCCTGTTTTTGAAGTGTactaaggtcacgtgacacgagcaCACAGAAAGGTgtaggagggaggaggagggataGGAAAGGGACGGGGGAGGTAGATGGGAAATGAGGAACAGCGAGACTGTACGTGAGACAAGAGCGAGGAGAGTCAAGCAGTCCTGGGAGGCCAGGCGCCGGACCAGCAGGCGAGATGTTAACACCGTGAGCCCAGGATCCGTCGCCATATTGATTTCTCTCGCCTCGGGTTCTGCTGACTGGTGCGGCTAAGTGGGTGACTGCTGGCATGTTGCTGGGCCCCCCCCCGGCATCATGATACAGGTGGACACACGGCCAACGACAAATGGGGATCGGGGAGGCTGACGTCACCAATCGACCCCCtgccctgtgacgtcacattggTACGCGCCCTCCCCGTGACGAGGGGCTGACAACCGTTGTGTCAGATGGTTCGTCTGCTGCGAACTGCATCTTCTCTGTGTCCCCTTTGCTGTAAGAGAAACTTCTAGGGCAGCAAAGAAAACATGGAGAAAATATCCCGACttcataaacacataaaacctCTTGACAGCCATCATCTGTGGAACGCGAAAGACGTGTCGGCTGTGCAGGTCCTGCGATGtaggttatctccctttttggTGTTACATGCTTTTCCTCCCACAAACGAAGAACGAGACTCGCAGTCCGggtacgaaaaaaaaacaaaacaacttttcaCCCCAGgtataacaataacaacgagTGGATCACCCAATGACGATTACAGCAATACAACAAACAGGTATACAATATTGTTTACATGGTGAGtagatgtgtaaataaattaacgATAAGCAGCTTCACGAGCTGTAAATTACGGATGGCAACATGTTATTGTTGTGCTAAACACGCACGAGGCAGGCTGTGGTGAAAAACGCCTTTTACTGGCGCAGGCCTGCGCACGCATACGCAGTTTTCGATTAATTAAAAACTGCTCTAATGTGTTCTGTCACAGTGAAGTTGCCGATCTTGACTGACCCGGGGGGACACCTCCCCTACCTCCCCCATGACGCCGCGTGCACGAGGGCGAGGAGGGGGTCGCCCTGCATAACAAGTGAGGCCAGCAGCGCGTAATCACGCGAGCCATCCATCATGACTGTTCATCTACTGCAgtcctcctctcttcctctctctctctgtggcgACTGACTAATTTCCAGGCGTTGAAGGATTCCCTATTTcttttccacctttttttttgttccctcTGTCGCTGGGAACGATTTAGTCCTCCTCTGTTCACTCTGTCACTCGTATGTGGGGGGTTGCTCTCCCTTTCTGCCAGATCGCCAGTCGCTGATGAGCCACTCACTGATGGGAGCTCACTCCACTACCTACAATCAATTACACGTGCGATAACCGTGCGCGGAGGCACGTGCAGACGCAGCAGCGCGCACGCGCGGACCTACTTTGCATGGGGGGACCCCTCGGAGTGAGTGAAAATAAATTGAGCTAACGAAAGCCATCACAAGGCTGACCTCTGCAGGCGGGCACGTGTACTAACGACTGTGTCCACGGTCGTACGTCACCGGGCGGTCGGGCAGGGCGGCCACCAgacggggggaggggaggaaggggccAGCAGACAggagggtgggggtggggtgggagtagCGTGCCGACGGAAAGAGCTCAGTCaagaagcagacagacaaagtaGCAGTATGTCAACGTCACATCAAATTCCCACTAGGC comes from the Pomacea canaliculata isolate SZHN2017 linkage group LG12, ASM307304v1, whole genome shotgun sequence genome and includes:
- the LOC112576671 gene encoding LOW QUALITY PROTEIN: uncharacterized protein LOC112576671 (The sequence of the model RefSeq protein was modified relative to this genomic sequence to represent the inferred CDS: inserted 1 base in 1 codon), yielding MTRRKQNYPKRLKCAPSDDAAGHGSADAGRDNASPVATDDDDDDAEEDTTGDEETGPQSQPQPQTGDRLLSCATEKCQAQDLLQLCEVERAAESEKVTSESPQPSLNISAPVPLTSLSNMTVPATFGDAKTKDDVIGAVGKTSSAKPATAVSGSAWHPDHTGSEGTCTTPDQVSSSPTRMASVIVPMASIARKIAASPEEKAVDRATLISHTHSHQSHHRSLYEKMIAIAPASATVTGTIEDQPLDLSKKSSRPRSVSDPDPPTASRVGGGSSLLGLEREGAALVNGKSSLESLQRRFGGDFALEQMRRPSSIIPLQSTVLSTSAALRPLAPPTNGFSSLGSSSLVSAGYHHHHHQHNHHGHHSSSHHQGSLPPKPGLPQMGDHLDKLLSAACSKSSSQPSLSAPSSSSASSAAARKPLTSSAVQNRSKKTESSACPKTKSCSSSSNVSAVSGASSNSTSGGINGGDSESKYTIHRCSCQKTFGTLYALSAHXQETGHVPGSSKQASLMDYPKLVRGQDMWLNQESEQTRRILRCMQCGESFKSLPMLTVHMMQTQHYSKIVSADHGRRSHKCSAYCERELDRECIFKCKVCQDTYPDMEGLANHMIVSGHHKKQVLRSHNYPELGLRHKQRKRFLSDDQAGSTVASLLEYKRKYLGGSGGSNGYLSQVGQPSGTTAADSHISCEVCGKKIETRQFVEHIKACLRQKSEVIDALKSKLSAEENATSKSGGARPFGEAVPASCSASSPDANEQPLPSTKDSALFKRLEVASQSNTGSSDDKKLVMLKKESGGDNDIDDNCQKDMRCKYLAEPVDTDCKEIEGENFAKSQMKDVENSRVKSPDCDGDDPTSRTLGENACESETFVKKESLPEDETKQTVNILPPSDLSFPSKSLKENTGLRTSPLLKESMSKEEIKVSRDSLSQPTDEDNASRSPCPSSELSQSGGSKFSSPTVSPLSSSRQVPTPAAQASAERAVKRELEEELPEEDSSSNCKKIKLEPGLNEQCEHPTSDPSVVSSEGWEEKKSGDQSSGSGKEGGKSLDIIDPNSTEEGAAEGGSSALKAMESFIQRSFSSKFDARRSSLSPMFSMVSSTTHLSPLLGMSKGVLPLSSSHPPASSSSSSLSHLTKFTRFFSSVPSSASKYLDVGLDISHPSYDKGVLSALSAKSAEILERNRIHNRSSPHSVVISSSLKNTSETKEKSGARDQRGSENKHEDISDEENNEDQNCNQSLTGDSKDKEENLADKYLNPDEDSTDSISPSKEGEEGGSGGKSSGSTAGSSGGGSGGKQSALDSLSSFVYGQPMTSEHPLDSLQKLLAKSDIPKMMAASAAASHALYNPHHPYLHEHPLDHIRFTPPDFPTPSSSSSLPLNLSLKPVDGCSGTDDDDDNLEYPLDSESPSTSRDGDDRDTNSPSGAQGPDGELTDYKCTACSRRFASKGSYRYHLSRCHLSSVKKYGIKEAFNMSPYVYLPLDHTAKFTKYYQMAQELANKGK